CCAGGATGCAGGCCATTCACCCCGACACCAGAATTGAAGTCGAAATGGTATCTGATGTACCGGGCCTGAAGCCAGAGAAAGACGGCGAAGCCGAAGCGCTGGCGCGGGCAATCACAGGTGACAATGGCAACCATGTGGTCAGCTATGGGACCGAAGCCGGGCAATTCCAGCAGGCGGGGTATTCGGCTGTGGTCTGTGGTCCGGGTGACATTGCACAGGCACATCAGCCCAACGAATACGTCACTGTCGCTCAGTTCAATGCTGGACACGCGTTCATGCAGCGGTTGGTGCAGGGGCTGATGAGCTAAAACCCTGATAGTCTGTGATGACTATATTTTCTTCAATGCAAACAGGCTTTTCGCTGGGGTCGGCGGAGAGCAAATCAGGTGCAATTAGGGTCGTTATACGACCGTATAATTTCTTTGTACTTTGGCTCCTTGAGATACTTGATAAGGCAACTTATTTATTTGACAGTGCGTCAAGCAGTGGGAGATGGATATGCCGATCAAGAACAGTTTCGCCGATATGCACAGTGAGATCACTGGTTGGCGTCGCCATTTGCATGAGAATCCGGAATTACTTTTTGACGTTCACCAGACCGCGGCATTTGTGGTGGAGCGCCTAAAGGAGTTTGGTGTCACCGACATTACGACAGGGGTTGGCCGTACTGGGGTTGTGGCAACGATCAAGGGCAAAACCGACACCAGTGGTCGGGTGATCGGTCTGCGCGCCGACATGGATGCCTTGCCCATTCATGAAGCGACCGGGCTGGACTATGCCTCTAAAATCGAGGGCAAGATGCATGCCTGTGGCCATGACGGTCATACTGCAATGTTGTTGGGGGCTGCCAAGTATCTGGCCGAAACCCGCAATTTTGATGGTACGGTTGCCCTGATTTTTCAGCCCGCTGAAGAGGGCGGCGCTGGCGGACGGGAAATGTGCGAAGACGGGATGATGGACCGTTGGGGCATTCAGGAAATTTACGGAATGCACAATATGCCTGGGATGCCAGTGGGCGAGTTTTTCATTCGCCCCGGAGCCCTTCTGGCGTCTTCTGACGACTTTGAGATTATTGTCACAGGCAAGGGTGGCCATGCCGCCACGCCACATGAGGCCGTGGATACCACTCTGGTGGCCTGTCAAATCGTTGTCACGCTACAGTCCATCGTGGCGCGCAATGTGGACCCGATCAAGCGGGTGGTTCTGACTGTTGGTACCTTTGAAACTGACAGCACCGCATCAAACGTTATTGCGCATCAGGTCCGTATGAAAGGCACAGTCCGTACATTGGACCCTGAGTACCGCGCCGTGGCCGAAGAGCGGGTGCGCCGTGTTGCCGAAGACACGGCCTCTGCCTTTGGGGCGCAGGCACATGTTGAGTGGGATGCTGGGTATCCCACCACGATTAACACGCCGGACGAAACAGTGTATGCGGCGGATGCGGCGCGGGCGGTGTCTGGCAGTGTCAATGACAACACCGACCCGATCATGCCCTCTGAGGACTTTTCCTATATGCTGGAAGAGCGTCCTGGAGCTTATATTTTTGTCGGCAATGGCGACACCGCAATGTGCCACCACCCGGCCTATAATTTTGACGACGACACGATTCCTGCTGGCTGTAGCTGGTTTGCCGAATTGGTCGAACGACGAATGCCCGCAGTTTAAATAAGGAAGACTTAATAATGCCCGTTAAGAATCGTTTTGCTGAGTTGCAGTCGGAAATCACTGAATGGCGACGTGATATCCACGAGAATCCTGAAATCCTGTTTGAAACTCATCGCACAAGTGCTCTGGTCGCTGAAAAACTGAAAGAGTTCGGTTGTGATGAGATCGTAACGGGCATTGGTCGCACCGGAGTGGTGGGGGTTATCAAAGGGAAGAGCGACAGCACCGGTAAAGTGATCGGTCTGCGCGCGGACATGGACGCACTGCCGATCCTGGAGGCCACCGGGCTGGATTATGCCAGCAAAACGGACGGGGCGATGCATGCCTGTGGCCACGACGGCCACACCGCAATGTTGCTTGGGGCGGCCAAATATCTGTCCGAGACCCGCAATTTTGATGGCACCGTGGTGGTGATTTTCCAACCTGCGGAAGAAGGCGGCGGTGGTGGCCGGGAAATGTGCGAAGATGGCATGATGGACCGCTGGAACATCCAAGAGGTCTACGGCATGCACAACTGGCCGGGCAAACCGGTTGGGTCCTTCGGCATCCGTGCGGGGGCGTTCTTTGCCGCGACAGATCAGTTCGACATTACCCTTGAGGGGCTTGGTGGTCACGCCGCCATGCCGCAGAAGACTGTTGATACCACAGTGATGGCGGCGCAGGCTGTTATGGCGCTACAGACCATTGCCAGCCGCAATGCCGATCCGGTGGATCAGGTCGTTGTGTCGGTGACCTCGTTTCAAACGTCGTCGAATGCGTTCAACGTGATCCCGCAGACAGTGCAGATGAAGGGCACCGTACGCACCATGAGCGGTGAGATGCGCGATCTGGCGGAAAAGCGGATCAACGAGATCTGCGCAGGCGTTGCCGCCACCTTTGGTGGGGCAGCGGATGTCAATTACATTCGGGGTTATCCGGCGATGGTCAATCATGAGGAACAGACCGAGTTTGCAGCTGACGTGGCCCGCAAAGTGTCCGGCGATTGCGAACACGCGGATTTGGTGATGGGCGGCGAAGACTTTGCCTTTATGCTGGAAGAGCGCCCCGGCGCCTATATTCTTGTTGGCAACGGCGATACTGCAGCCGTGCATCATCCTGAGTATAATTTCAACGATGAGGCCATTCCTGCCGGCTGTAGCTGGTGGGCCGAGATCGTTGAACAGCGCATGCCGTCCACCATCTGATCGATTTCGTGCGATCAGTTTAAGGGGCCGGTAACGGCCCCTTTTTCATTTCACCAACGATTTGCGCCTCTTGGACTGGTCCTACTTGAGGCGATCAAAACTCGTCGCGACCACTGTACAGCTGGTGAAACCTTGTGGCAGGTTTGTTAGACATTGTGCCTTAGCGGCCTCAACAGCGCCGGCTTGGGTGTCGTATCCCCAGGCGTCTGTAGCAGCTACTTTGTTGCCAGGGTTCGAGCAAGGTATATCAACTCTTTGGGTTGCTGTCGGGACGGCTATGGCAGAATAGCCTTCCGTGCGACTGGCCCACGCGATGAGCGACCCTTTTGAATAGTCGCAAGTATTGGCAGGTATACGAAGAACCCGATCTGCCACCTGAGCAGACGATGAGATCGGTACAACAACTGTCAAAGAAGTTATACAGGTTGCAATTATTAAACGAGCAATCATGAGAAGTCTCCACCGCATTGGTCAAAATTCAATTAAGTTAGATTTAACAAGACTAGCTTTTTTTTGTTGAAAGTCCACTGGCGAGGAGAGCGTCAGGTTTCGTGAAGCCTGACTTGGCATTTCCATTGCCTTTGTCCGGAGATATTTCAGGCCAGATGAAAGGGATTTGGTTGGGGACCTGATCGTGTTCGGAATTAGCTGCGCCACAGATCCTGGTAGACGGATTCTATTCCGGCGGATTCTGAGGCGGCGCTGAAACCATGAAGGGCAATGTCACGGGCTGCTTGGCTCATCCGGGCGTGACGAAGTGGATCATTCAGGATTGACAATGCGGCCTCGGTGGCCTGATCTGCGGCGCCAACGGACACTGTGGTTCCGGCATTGCCTTGTGCTGAAAAGGCCTCGTAATAGCCAGCTTTCGTTCCGACAAAAGGCACGCCGCTGGCCATGCCTTCGAGGGGAACCATACCGTAGCCCTCATAGCGGGGCAGTTGCAGGACCAGAGATAATCCACGCATCAGTTGGGGCAGTTTGGCGGCTGGGATCTCGCCGGGGAACAGGATGCGGTCAGACAGGCCGGCCGCTGCGACGCGGGCATGGAGGCTGGTCAGGAATTTCTGGTGTTCACGTCCGGCGCGCCCAATGACAAGGGCTCGGGCCTGGGGGAATTTTGGCAGCAGGTTCGCCATGGTTTCGACGAAGACTTCGGTGCCTTTTTCGGGTCGGATGCGGCCGATTGTGGCGAGGCCGATGTCACCTCCGTAACCCAGTTCTGCCCAAGCGGAAGCACGATTTTGGGCGGGAGTGAAAAGATCGGTATCGACACCATGCGGGACCACGGCGCGCACTTTGGCAACATAGCGCGCAGCAATGTCTGTGGTGGCGACAATCGCATCCATTTGTCGGATCAGCCATCGGGGATAGGTGGAATGCAACCGCTGTGCAGCCGAGGTGAAGACGATGCGGATCGGCAGTTTCAGGACGTCTCGTGACCAGATGGCTGCGCGCATTTCCGGGTTGCGGCGGACGTGCCAGATGGCGAAGTCACGGCCCTGGGGGGGCTGTTTGCACAGAAGCCGGGCCTGGGTCAGGGTGATCGGGTCGGGGCAGCCGGGCAGAGGATAGCCGACCAGGTGCAGATCATGATGTTTGATCTGTTGGCGGATAACATTGGCGGCCGTGGCTGAAACCCCGGTGAAATTTTTGTTGAAATTGGTGACAAACAGCTCAGCCATGGTCAGGCTCCAGATCCAGTTGCTGGATCAGCGTCTCAACCAGCCCGTCCAGCACTGCGGATTGTTGGGTTGCAAAGGCAGCAGCGGCCTGGCGTGCCTGTAACAATGTCTCGGGCTGGGTCAGCCACCGTGCAACCGCTTGGCCGAGCTGGGCCGCATCATGCACTTCTACAGCGCCCTTTGCCGCGATCATCGGCGGAAAGGTTTCCGGGAAATTGTGATAGCCGGGACCGGTGATGATGGCCGCGCCGGCGCGGGCGACCTCAAACGGGTTGTGGCCGCCGATGGGTTCAAGAGAACCACCAAGGAAAACGATGGGCGACAGAGCATACCAGCTGCCAAGTTCACCCATGGTGTCAGCCAGGTAAACTTGGGTTTCGTCTGTTGGCAATTCATGCTTGCTGCGCCGGGCGCAGGTCAATCCGGCATTGGCAATCAGATCCGCCACTTCGTCGCTGCGCTCGGGGTGGCGGGGCACCAGCAAAAGACACAGATCGGGGTGTTGTTGCAGCAAAGTTTTGTGGGCGGTGAGCACGGGCTGCTCCTCGCCGATATGGGTGGAACTGGCTACCCAGGTGGGACGCGTGGCCAAAGCATTGCGTAGCTGTGCCAATGCCGTGTCGTCAATGGGAAGAGGATCGGCGCCGGCCTTGAGGTTGCCGCCGTCGCGGACCCGATCTGCGGCGGCCCCCAGTTCAAGCAGGCTGTCCGAGATATGCTGGTTCTGGGTCAGGAACAGGGAAAACTGCGCCATGATAAACCGGGCTGTTGGCGCTTTTGCGCGCCAGCGCGCTACTGACCGGTCCGACAGGCGAGCATTGACCAGCGCCAGTTTTGCACCCGTGGCCCGGGTTGAGACCAGGGTGACGGGCCACAGCTCACTCTCGACAAAGACAGCAGCGGTGGGACGCCAGTGCGACAGGAACCGGCGTACCGGACCAGCCGCATCCAGCGGGGCGAATTGATGTCGGCAACGTGGCGGCATCCGTTTGGCCACAACCTGTTGCGCAGTGGCTGTACCCGAGGTCAGCAGGAACTGGGCCTTTGGCAGCTGTTCACCCAGGCGGTTGATCAGGGTCAGAGCCGCCAGGCTTTCGCCGACCGAGGCGCCGTGAAACCAGATTACCTGTCCATCGTTACGTGGCAGCGAGGCGTGCCCCAGCCGTTCACGCTGTCGGTGTGTCGACACACCTTGGGCGGCCAGTTTGGCCGCGACTTTGCGATAAGCAAAGGGCGAGAGCAGCGCTGTAACGCAGCGATATGTATAATAAAGCAGCGTTGGGCCGCCGCCTGTGGGTGTCATTTCAACCGCCGGTGTGGCTCATGTGGCGCGACATCTGTCCGTCGGCCCGCTGGCGCGAATAATCAAAGTCGTGGCCCTTGGGTTTCAGGCCAATAGCGGCGCGGATTGCCTGTTCCAGCGCCTCGTCAGTGTCGGGGTGTTGTCGCATCGCCGGACGCAGGTCCTGCATGCCTTCCTGACCCAGACAGGTATAGAGCTCGCCGGTACAGGTCAGACGCACCCGGTTGCAGCTTTCGCAGAAATTGTGGCTCATCGGGGTGATGAAGCCGATTTTCTGCCCTGTCTGTTCCAGACGTACGTATCGTGCCGGTCCGCCTGTCGATTCGGCCAGATCGGTAACCTGGTAATGATCCTCATAGGCTTTGCGTACGTCCTTGAGCGACCAATATTGCCCGAACCGGTCTTCGTTGCCCAGATCGCCCATCGGCATGACCTCGATCCAGGTCAGGTCCATG
This portion of the Parasedimentitalea marina genome encodes:
- a CDS encoding M20 aminoacylase family protein — translated: MPIKNSFADMHSEITGWRRHLHENPELLFDVHQTAAFVVERLKEFGVTDITTGVGRTGVVATIKGKTDTSGRVIGLRADMDALPIHEATGLDYASKIEGKMHACGHDGHTAMLLGAAKYLAETRNFDGTVALIFQPAEEGGAGGREMCEDGMMDRWGIQEIYGMHNMPGMPVGEFFIRPGALLASSDDFEIIVTGKGGHAATPHEAVDTTLVACQIVVTLQSIVARNVDPIKRVVLTVGTFETDSTASNVIAHQVRMKGTVRTLDPEYRAVAEERVRRVAEDTASAFGAQAHVEWDAGYPTTINTPDETVYAADAARAVSGSVNDNTDPIMPSEDFSYMLEERPGAYIFVGNGDTAMCHHPAYNFDDDTIPAGCSWFAELVERRMPAV
- a CDS encoding M20 aminoacylase family protein; this encodes MPVKNRFAELQSEITEWRRDIHENPEILFETHRTSALVAEKLKEFGCDEIVTGIGRTGVVGVIKGKSDSTGKVIGLRADMDALPILEATGLDYASKTDGAMHACGHDGHTAMLLGAAKYLSETRNFDGTVVVIFQPAEEGGGGGREMCEDGMMDRWNIQEVYGMHNWPGKPVGSFGIRAGAFFAATDQFDITLEGLGGHAAMPQKTVDTTVMAAQAVMALQTIASRNADPVDQVVVSVTSFQTSSNAFNVIPQTVQMKGTVRTMSGEMRDLAEKRINEICAGVAATFGGAADVNYIRGYPAMVNHEEQTEFAADVARKVSGDCEHADLVMGGEDFAFMLEERPGAYILVGNGDTAAVHHPEYNFNDEAIPAGCSWWAEIVEQRMPSTI
- a CDS encoding glycosyltransferase family 4 protein encodes the protein MAELFVTNFNKNFTGVSATAANVIRQQIKHHDLHLVGYPLPGCPDPITLTQARLLCKQPPQGRDFAIWHVRRNPEMRAAIWSRDVLKLPIRIVFTSAAQRLHSTYPRWLIRQMDAIVATTDIAARYVAKVRAVVPHGVDTDLFTPAQNRASAWAELGYGGDIGLATIGRIRPEKGTEVFVETMANLLPKFPQARALVIGRAGREHQKFLTSLHARVAAAGLSDRILFPGEIPAAKLPQLMRGLSLVLQLPRYEGYGMVPLEGMASGVPFVGTKAGYYEAFSAQGNAGTTVSVGAADQATEAALSILNDPLRHARMSQAARDIALHGFSAASESAGIESVYQDLWRS
- a CDS encoding 3-deoxy-D-manno-octulosonic acid transferase, encoding MTPTGGGPTLLYYTYRCVTALLSPFAYRKVAAKLAAQGVSTHRQRERLGHASLPRNDGQVIWFHGASVGESLAALTLINRLGEQLPKAQFLLTSGTATAQQVVAKRMPPRCRHQFAPLDAAGPVRRFLSHWRPTAAVFVESELWPVTLVSTRATGAKLALVNARLSDRSVARWRAKAPTARFIMAQFSLFLTQNQHISDSLLELGAAADRVRDGGNLKAGADPLPIDDTALAQLRNALATRPTWVASSTHIGEEQPVLTAHKTLLQQHPDLCLLLVPRHPERSDEVADLIANAGLTCARRSKHELPTDETQVYLADTMGELGSWYALSPIVFLGGSLEPIGGHNPFEVARAGAAIITGPGYHNFPETFPPMIAAKGAVEVHDAAQLGQAVARWLTQPETLLQARQAAAAFATQQSAVLDGLVETLIQQLDLEPDHG